In one Chitinophaga sancti genomic region, the following are encoded:
- a CDS encoding PAS domain-containing protein: MNLSGTKLGFLSNSERALKILNRDWSNHPLGAPEEWPQSLCTAISMCLYAPTSQLIFWGDECFQFYNDHYNGPAAIGEPFRDPVQLPLIRQVMQSGEPVIAGTRHYSPIHIENGKPGGVLCTITQSTGNIYQQQLLRDIIKQASDPIFILTGDEMALTIANEALYKLWGIDSTSLGKPLPEIFPGTNGLEIAAMFEDVYRNNRIVKGHEKAFVVKNAEENLQTSYFSFICLPFVDIDGTITGVTVIANDVTAQVTAKKLLTESERLFSALVRATSTLVYRMSPDWIVMRQLEGKGFLEDAGNPIPNWIEHYIPEEQHESVWAKIREAIQQKSVFEMEHQVILADGNVGWTFTRAIPVLDEAGEIFEWFGAASDITYRINTEKELQLVKDESDQTKRLLQAVSNSTPDLVYVFNLNYEFTYANKALLDMWGLTREESIGKRLLEIGYEPWHAEMHEREIDEVVVTKKSIRGDVSLLMQFLLPSNYVCYHLIVPS, translated from the coding sequence ATGAACTTATCAGGTACAAAGCTGGGATTTTTGAGTAATAGTGAAAGGGCGCTGAAAATTTTAAACAGGGATTGGTCCAACCACCCCTTAGGTGCTCCCGAAGAATGGCCACAGAGCCTTTGCACAGCTATTTCAATGTGCCTGTATGCCCCCACGTCACAATTGATCTTCTGGGGAGATGAATGTTTTCAGTTTTATAATGATCATTATAATGGACCGGCTGCCATCGGAGAGCCATTCCGCGACCCTGTGCAACTGCCATTAATCAGGCAGGTCATGCAGAGCGGCGAACCTGTTATCGCAGGAACCCGCCATTATAGTCCTATTCATATTGAAAACGGAAAGCCGGGGGGAGTTCTCTGCACGATCACCCAATCAACAGGCAACATCTACCAGCAACAACTACTTCGTGATATTATTAAGCAGGCATCAGATCCTATTTTCATCCTCACGGGTGATGAGATGGCGCTGACCATCGCTAATGAAGCGCTTTATAAACTATGGGGCATTGACAGCACCTCCCTGGGTAAACCCCTGCCAGAGATCTTTCCGGGCACCAACGGACTGGAGATTGCTGCTATGTTTGAAGACGTGTACCGGAATAACAGGATCGTGAAGGGGCATGAAAAAGCCTTCGTTGTAAAGAACGCAGAAGAAAATCTGCAGACCTCCTACTTTAGTTTTATTTGCCTGCCCTTTGTAGACATTGATGGTACCATTACCGGCGTAACGGTCATTGCTAATGACGTGACCGCCCAGGTGACCGCGAAGAAACTGCTGACCGAAAGTGAACGTTTATTCAGTGCATTGGTCAGGGCTACCTCTACCTTAGTATATCGCATGAGCCCAGACTGGATCGTCATGCGCCAGCTGGAAGGAAAAGGTTTCCTGGAGGATGCTGGGAACCCCATCCCGAACTGGATTGAACATTACATCCCGGAAGAACAACATGAAAGTGTATGGGCGAAAATCAGGGAAGCGATTCAGCAGAAATCCGTTTTTGAAATGGAACACCAGGTGATACTGGCTGATGGCAATGTGGGGTGGACCTTTACAAGAGCGATTCCTGTGCTGGACGAAGCGGGGGAGATCTTTGAATGGTTTGGAGCGGCTTCTGACATTACCTACCGCATAAATACCGAAAAGGAATTGCAACTGGTCAAGGATGAATCTGATCAGACAAAGCGTTTATTGCAGGCCGTGTCCAACAGTACGCCAGACCTTGTATATGTATTCAATCTCAATTACGAGTTTACCTACGCAAATAAGGCCCTGCTGGATATGTGGGGATTGACCCGGGAAGAGTCTATCGGCAAGCGTCTGCTGGAAATTGGCTATGAGCCCTGGCATGCGGAGATGCATGAACGGGAGATCGATGAAGTGGTGGTAACGAAGAAGAGTATTCGTGGAGATGTGTCTTTATTAATGCAATTCTTACTGCCTTCAAATTACGTTTGCTACCACCTCATAGTTCCTTCCTGA
- a CDS encoding winged helix-turn-helix domain-containing protein, which produces MEAVALTKSQARKIILEAAGLARKAQFGKGIEAVYQVIDHLGFVQLDTNYVVERAHHHVMAARIPGYQLEWLADLCEDGRVFEYFTSDAGFLPMNDFRFTLPVKEAFKAHSKTASLAESKLMKQMIDQIERDGPVMVGDFENDRQEASTGWWDWRPAKVALERLYMYGTLMISRTKKFQKVYDLPINLVPQETDVTMPGAEEYARFVILRTIGALGIASPKEMAWRARRVKGNLVKKELEKMVASGEVKSVTVEGLKGPYYMLPDQKINVKLSNEVFILSPFDILNVFRHRLKDFFHFDYQIECFVPAPKRIYGYFSLPILAGETFIARMDAKADRKGKILMVHNLHFEDVTLDETVLEKLIKSLQEFMKFNGCREIVFAKSNKPKYLKAIRKEL; this is translated from the coding sequence ATGGAAGCAGTTGCCCTCACAAAAAGCCAGGCCAGAAAGATCATTCTTGAAGCAGCAGGTCTTGCCCGCAAAGCCCAATTCGGAAAAGGTATTGAAGCCGTTTACCAGGTCATAGACCACCTGGGGTTTGTACAACTCGATACCAACTACGTTGTGGAGCGTGCCCACCATCACGTGATGGCGGCACGTATACCCGGCTATCAGCTTGAATGGCTGGCAGATCTATGTGAAGATGGGCGCGTCTTTGAATACTTCACTTCCGATGCAGGCTTCCTTCCTATGAACGATTTTCGGTTTACGCTCCCTGTAAAAGAAGCGTTTAAAGCGCATAGTAAAACAGCTAGTCTTGCAGAAAGCAAGCTGATGAAACAAATGATCGACCAGATAGAACGCGATGGCCCGGTCATGGTAGGAGACTTTGAAAACGACAGACAGGAAGCAAGCACCGGCTGGTGGGATTGGCGGCCGGCAAAAGTGGCGCTGGAAAGATTGTACATGTATGGTACACTGATGATCAGCCGTACAAAGAAATTTCAAAAAGTATATGATCTTCCGATCAACCTGGTGCCGCAGGAAACGGATGTAACAATGCCTGGCGCAGAAGAATATGCGCGATTCGTGATTCTTCGTACCATTGGCGCACTCGGTATCGCTTCTCCGAAAGAAATGGCCTGGCGGGCACGTAGGGTAAAAGGCAACCTGGTAAAGAAAGAGCTTGAAAAAATGGTTGCTTCAGGGGAAGTAAAGTCCGTAACTGTAGAAGGTTTGAAAGGGCCTTATTATATGCTGCCTGACCAAAAGATCAATGTAAAATTATCTAACGAGGTCTTTATTTTATCTCCCTTTGATATCCTCAACGTATTCCGTCACCGCCTGAAAGATTTCTTCCATTTCGACTACCAGATTGAATGTTTTGTACCTGCACCCAAACGCATTTATGGTTATTTCTCATTGCCAATACTGGCAGGCGAAACTTTCATTGCCAGGATGGATGCAAAAGCAGATCGTAAAGGGAAAATATTGATGGTGCACAATTTACATTTCGAGGATGTCACGCTGGATGAAACGGTTCTTGAAAAGCTGATAAAATCCCTGCAGGAATTTATGAAATTCAATGGCTGCAGAGAAATTGTATTTGCGAAATCCAATAAACCGAAATACCTGAAAGCGATCAGGAAGGAACTATGA